In Phlebotomus papatasi isolate M1 chromosome 1, Ppap_2.1, whole genome shotgun sequence, the following proteins share a genomic window:
- the LOC129801312 gene encoding dehydrogenase/reductase SDR family member 7-like codes for MGFFAFIGILVVLYYLINVILWCLLDSDIELFIRSLVGRRISSLSGTVVWITGASSGIGKHLAIELAKNGVKLVLSARRGAELENVKRECLTQSRGLLQPIDILVMQMDMLEISRHQQFFDHVLQHFGRLDILVNNAGRSQRANWEDISLKVDQELFQLDVFSVVNLSRIAVRYFKGANIRGHIAVTSSTAGLIPVPNSASYTAAKYSIHGYFGALQTEHPDMDVTIFCPGPTFTEFLQDAFTDREGVKYGQSVRPTDKRMTAERCGHLFAIALANKLHINWVGRFPISLLLYICLYFPNIRVFFTKYVSLSGLKKIRDSN; via the exons ATGGGATTCTTTGCTTTTATTGGTATCCTCGTTGTCCTCTATTACCTCATAAATGTGATCCTCTGGTGCCTTCTTGACTCAGACATTGAGTTATTTATACGATCTCTCGTGGGCAGGAGAATCT CTTCGCTGTCTGGCACGGTTGTATGGATTACTGGAGCTTCATCGGGAATTGGCAAACATCTGGCCATTGAATTGGCCAAGAATGGTGTCAAATTGGTTCTCTCAGCCCGCCGTGGGGCTGAACTTGAGAATGTCAAACGAGAATGCCTCACACAATCTCGTGGATTATTGCAACCAATTGATATTCTCGTCATGCAGATGGATATGCTGGAGATTTCACGTCATCAACAATTTTTCGATCATGTTCTCCAGCACTTTGGCCGATTGGATATCCTTGTGAACAATGCTGGACGATCTCAACGTGCCAATTGGGAAGATATCTCACTTAAAGTGGACCAGGAACTCTTCCAATTGGATGTTTTCAGTGTGGTGAATCTATCAAG GATCGCCGTGAGATACTTCAAGGGAGCCAATATAAGAGGACACATTGCTGTAACTTCCAGTACAGCTGGATTAATCCCAGTACCAAATTCTGCAAGTTATACAGCAGCTAAATACTCAATTCACGGCTACTTTGGTGCCCTTCAGACTGAACATCCTGACATGGATGTTACGATCTTCTGTCCAGGACCCACCTTTACAGAATTCCTCCAGGATGCCTTTACCGATCGCGAAGGTGTAAAATATGGACAATCAGTACGACCTACAGACAAAAGAATGACCGCAGAACGCTGTGGACATCTCTTTGCCATTGCTCTGGCCAACAAACTCCACATTAATTGGGTGGGTCGTTTCCCAATTTCCCTACTACTCTACATTTGCCTCTATTTCCCCAATATTCGTGTTTTCTTCACCAAATACGTAAGCCTCTCTGGGCTGAAAAAGATAAGGGACAGCAATTAA